The following are encoded in a window of Flavobacterium sp. WC2421 genomic DNA:
- a CDS encoding PAS domain S-box protein, with protein MATNKKGEVQFCSETIKSILGYTSEEVMGLGFWKVTEDPEFIGEEFHNNEIIERTFTRKLKCKNGNYKYIQWNDKRFSDDLIIGIGQDVTNEIKTQKRYENLVESAYDIIYELNRKGDYLFINKSTEKITGFSLKELFNSKFNSLIREDYIQKVLDFYSAATPEMTNFPILEFPIVRKNGEEIWVSQKVSIIRDQYNNIKGYSVIARDVTYYKNIEKEKTERQLKIQKYSNALKAFTEKSYSSNESLESKLKTILKITAEKIGVNRASYWNYYPDKIDCLVLYQLNKNEFTSGKEITKKQYPNYFTIIENELQVVISDVSKNNTTYELENDYTNTNNIYSILDTPVFIDGDLKGIISFEASEEIKHWDNEDINFARSVSDIIAIAYESKMRFEIEKKLTYKSELLAAMTLCTEKFLNSKNINDIFADVLIIMGKATKSHRAYYYEKNNDTNLISQKYRWIKGNNTLTQNNPKLQNIPYDYFEELIDPLLNNKIYEAVVSQIKNESLKNKLLNVDVISLILFPIFIKNRFHGFLGFDDTNEERSWSEDEVNILQTLARNIASSIDRIETETAIYESEEKFRLLANNIPGTVYLSENDNKFTKIYLNDEIEKLTGFKKSDFLDKKIFYTDLIHPEDVKKVLDESSYKLSKSEPFHFTYRIIKKNNEIVWVEEFGDAVIKNGKITYIEGIMLDITKRKEAEEAIKGREYAEAANRAKSEFLANMSHEIRTPLNGIIGFTDLLMKTELGEVQKKHMITVNQSAHSLLGIVNDILDFSKIEAGKLDLHIEKHDIKEIMSQIIDLILYESNQKKLNLELNIAPDIPNYFWIDIVRLKQILINLLANAVKFTEKGTIKLDISIIKKISDSKTKIRFSVVDSGIGILEKNKKKIFKAFSQEDGSTTKKFGGTGLGLTISNKLLGLMKSRLNLESEIGLGSVFYFDLDLKTSNDYIEDLFSKTVEEDFTNMEHIFKTNDKLRNLKVMLVEDNKINMLLLKTIIKNVLFEPEFFEIVNGAEALIQFENINPDIIFMDIQMPIMNGYEATKAIRKSELGKTIPIIAITAGTEIEIKEKCLSAGMNDYISKPIIKRIIEETIVKWIL; from the coding sequence ATGGCTACTAATAAGAAAGGGGAAGTGCAATTTTGTAGTGAAACGATAAAGTCAATTTTAGGTTATACTTCAGAGGAAGTTATGGGCTTAGGATTTTGGAAAGTAACGGAAGACCCCGAGTTTATTGGGGAAGAATTTCATAATAACGAAATCATTGAAAGAACGTTTACAAGGAAATTAAAATGTAAAAATGGAAACTATAAATACATTCAATGGAATGACAAACGATTTTCGGATGATTTAATTATTGGAATAGGTCAAGATGTAACTAATGAAATTAAAACTCAAAAAAGATATGAAAATCTTGTAGAGTCTGCTTATGATATTATTTATGAATTAAACAGGAAAGGAGATTACCTTTTTATAAATAAAAGTACAGAAAAGATTACTGGTTTTAGTTTGAAAGAACTGTTTAACTCAAAATTTAATTCTTTAATCAGAGAAGATTATATCCAAAAAGTATTAGATTTCTATTCGGCTGCGACACCCGAAATGACTAATTTTCCCATATTAGAATTTCCTATTGTCAGGAAAAATGGCGAAGAAATCTGGGTTTCACAAAAAGTATCAATTATTAGAGACCAATACAATAATATTAAAGGATATTCTGTAATTGCAAGAGATGTAACATATTATAAAAACATTGAAAAAGAAAAAACAGAAAGACAATTAAAAATTCAAAAATACAGCAACGCTTTAAAAGCATTTACTGAAAAAAGTTACTCCAGCAATGAAAGTTTAGAATCAAAATTAAAAACGATTTTAAAAATAACAGCAGAAAAAATTGGGGTTAACAGAGCTAGTTACTGGAATTATTATCCAGATAAAATAGATTGCCTTGTATTATATCAGTTAAATAAAAATGAATTTACATCAGGAAAAGAAATAACAAAAAAACAATATCCAAACTATTTTACAATAATTGAAAATGAATTACAAGTAGTTATTTCCGATGTTTCTAAAAACAATACTACATATGAATTAGAAAATGATTATACCAATACTAATAATATTTACTCCATACTCGATACTCCCGTTTTTATCGATGGTGATTTAAAAGGAATCATTAGTTTTGAAGCGAGTGAAGAAATAAAACATTGGGATAATGAAGATATTAACTTTGCAAGATCAGTTTCGGATATTATAGCTATAGCCTATGAATCAAAAATGAGATTCGAAATTGAAAAAAAACTAACATATAAAAGTGAACTTTTAGCAGCAATGACGTTGTGTACTGAGAAGTTTTTAAACAGTAAAAACATAAATGATATTTTTGCTGATGTCCTTATTATAATGGGGAAAGCGACAAAATCACATCGCGCCTATTATTATGAAAAAAATAATGACACTAATTTAATTAGCCAAAAATACAGATGGATAAAGGGCAACAATACATTAACACAAAACAATCCAAAACTTCAAAATATTCCCTATGACTATTTTGAAGAATTAATAGATCCATTATTAAATAACAAAATTTATGAAGCTGTTGTTTCACAAATTAAAAATGAATCTTTAAAAAATAAATTATTAAATGTTGATGTAATTTCATTAATACTATTCCCCATTTTTATAAAGAATAGATTTCATGGTTTTTTAGGTTTTGATGATACAAACGAAGAAAGAAGTTGGTCCGAAGATGAAGTAAATATCCTTCAAACTTTGGCTAGAAATATAGCATCATCAATTGACCGAATCGAAACCGAAACGGCAATTTATGAAAGCGAAGAAAAATTTAGACTTTTAGCTAACAATATACCTGGAACAGTGTACTTATCAGAGAATGATAATAAGTTTACCAAAATTTATCTTAATGATGAAATAGAAAAACTTACTGGCTTTAAAAAATCTGATTTCTTAGATAAGAAAATTTTTTATACTGATTTGATACATCCTGAAGATGTAAAAAAAGTGTTAGATGAATCTTCGTATAAATTATCTAAATCTGAACCGTTTCATTTTACCTATCGAATTATTAAAAAAAATAATGAAATTGTTTGGGTAGAAGAATTTGGTGATGCCGTTATAAAAAATGGAAAAATAACTTATATCGAAGGCATCATGCTTGATATTACAAAAAGAAAAGAGGCTGAGGAAGCGATAAAAGGTCGTGAATACGCAGAAGCAGCAAACAGAGCCAAATCGGAATTTTTAGCTAATATGAGTCATGAAATTAGAACCCCTTTAAATGGTATCATTGGTTTTACGGATCTATTAATGAAAACCGAGCTAGGCGAAGTGCAAAAAAAACATATGATCACGGTAAACCAATCTGCACATTCCTTATTGGGTATCGTAAATGATATTCTTGACTTTTCAAAAATTGAAGCTGGAAAATTAGACTTGCACATAGAAAAACATGATATTAAGGAAATTATGAGTCAAATTATTGATTTAATTCTATATGAATCAAATCAAAAAAAATTAAATCTAGAACTTAACATAGCACCAGATATTCCTAATTATTTCTGGATTGATATTGTTCGATTAAAACAAATTTTGATTAACCTTTTGGCTAATGCTGTAAAATTCACTGAAAAAGGAACTATAAAACTAGATATTTCGATAATTAAAAAAATTAGTGACTCAAAAACCAAAATACGCTTTTCAGTTGTCGATTCTGGAATTGGAATTTTGGAAAAAAATAAGAAAAAAATATTCAAAGCTTTTTCTCAAGAGGATGGTTCTACAACCAAAAAATTTGGAGGAACAGGTTTAGGTCTTACTATTTCAAATAAACTACTTGGACTAATGAAAAGTCGTTTAAATCTTGAAAGCGAGATCGGGCTTGGTAGTGTTTTTTATTTTGATCTGGATTTAAAAACTAGTAATGATTATATTGAAGACCTATTTTCAAAAACAGTTGAAGAGGATTTTACAAATATGGAGCATATTTTTAAAACAAATGATAAATTAAGAAACCTTAAAGTCATGCTTGTTGAAGATAATAAAATCAATATGCTACTACTTAAAACAATTATTAAAAATGTTCTTTTTGAACCAGAATTTTTTGAAATTGTTAATGGGGCCGAAGCTTTAATACAATTTGAAAATATAAATCCAGATATTATATTCATGGATATCCAAATGCCTATAATGAATGGCTATGAGGCTACAAAAGCAATTAGAAAGTCAGAATTAGGCAAAACAATTCCTATTATTGCAATTACAGCTGGCACAGAAATTGAAATAAAAGAAAAGTGTCTTTCAGCAGGAATGAATGATTATATATCGAAACCAATAATTAAACGAATTATAGAAGAAACAATTGTTAAGTGGATCTTGTAA
- a CDS encoding nitroreductase family protein encodes MGLITEKTVSEAIQYRRSVRVFKNENIEDDKVKECIRLASLAPTSSNMQLWEFYHITSPKILEQLTEACLGQNAAKTAKQMVVIVSRKDLWKKRVQSNVDYLKSQYGEKPEADYTKREKFALNYYQKIVPTLYFDFIGIAGAFKFLIFQLIGLFKPTYRQTRKSDMRIVAQKSAALAAQNFMISMAAINYDTCPMEGFDSLRVKKIINLSPSSEINMIIGCGIREETGVYGDRFRIPFEEVYFKL; translated from the coding sequence ATGGGTCTAATAACGGAAAAAACGGTTAGTGAAGCAATACAATATAGGCGCTCCGTTCGGGTTTTTAAAAATGAAAACATTGAAGACGACAAAGTAAAAGAATGCATTCGTTTAGCCTCTCTTGCTCCTACAAGTAGTAACATGCAACTTTGGGAATTCTATCATATTACCTCTCCTAAAATTCTAGAACAACTTACGGAAGCTTGTTTAGGTCAAAATGCAGCAAAAACGGCAAAACAAATGGTCGTAATTGTTTCTCGAAAAGATTTGTGGAAAAAGAGAGTACAATCTAATGTAGATTACTTAAAATCTCAATACGGAGAGAAACCAGAAGCTGATTATACTAAAAGAGAAAAATTCGCCCTAAACTATTATCAAAAAATAGTGCCCACACTTTATTTTGATTTTATTGGAATAGCAGGTGCATTCAAATTTTTGATCTTCCAACTCATAGGCTTATTCAAACCTACCTATAGACAAACGCGAAAAAGTGATATGCGAATTGTAGCTCAAAAAAGTGCTGCATTAGCGGCACAAAACTTCATGATTAGTATGGCTGCCATCAATTATGATACTTGTCCTATGGAAGGCTTTGATTCCTTGCGCGTAAAAAAAATAATAAACCTTTCACCATCATCTGAAATTAATATGATTATTGGTTGTGGAATTCGCGAAGAAACCGGTGTATATGGAGATCGATTCAGAATACCGTTTGAAGAGGTTTATTTTAAACTATAA
- a CDS encoding aldehyde dehydrogenase yields the protein MNYKTNIKYRKEVLKKLLNIIIIHENEIIQALYDDFKKPAFEAVLTETNYVITELKDTIKNIKKWGKPKMVLPSIVNFPSIDYIYKEPYGKVLIIAPWNYPFQLALCPLVSAIAAGNQVVLKPSELTPHTSAVITKIITKTFEVNHVEVIEGGAEVSQSLLTQRWDYIFFTGSVPVGKIVAKAAAANLTPVTLELGGKNPCIIHETANLKLAAKRIVWGKFINAGQTCIAPDYLLVHNDIKTEFVEFLKKEITLAYSAKPEASPDFARIINSKNWNRLVQMIEPEKVIFGGQTNETTQYIAPTLIEETELDTPIMKEEIFGPLLPILSYKSDADLHTIISRYEKPLSLYVFTKNNAFAEKIIQDYSFGGGCINDTVIHFSNKRLPFGGVGHSGIGAYHGKLSFDTFSHKKAIVKKAYWLDLPMRYAPYKDKLTTIKKLLKWV from the coding sequence ATGAATTATAAAACAAATATAAAATACCGAAAAGAAGTTTTAAAAAAACTGCTCAATATTATTATAATTCATGAAAATGAAATAATTCAAGCTTTATATGATGATTTTAAAAAACCTGCTTTTGAAGCGGTTCTGACAGAAACAAATTATGTAATTACAGAATTAAAAGACACCATAAAGAATATAAAAAAATGGGGGAAACCCAAAATGGTGCTTCCTTCGATAGTTAATTTTCCATCCATTGACTATATTTATAAAGAACCATATGGTAAAGTATTGATAATTGCTCCTTGGAATTATCCCTTTCAATTGGCACTATGTCCTTTGGTCTCTGCAATAGCCGCTGGAAATCAAGTAGTTCTTAAACCCTCTGAGTTAACGCCTCACACATCGGCAGTGATAACCAAAATTATAACTAAAACCTTTGAAGTGAATCATGTGGAAGTCATCGAAGGTGGTGCTGAAGTTTCACAAAGTTTACTAACACAGCGCTGGGATTATATATTTTTTACGGGTAGTGTTCCAGTTGGAAAAATAGTAGCTAAAGCAGCCGCCGCAAACCTAACTCCTGTAACACTTGAACTTGGTGGGAAAAATCCTTGTATTATTCATGAAACTGCCAATTTAAAACTGGCAGCTAAAAGAATCGTTTGGGGAAAATTTATAAATGCTGGACAAACTTGTATTGCACCCGATTATTTATTAGTCCATAATGATATAAAAACGGAGTTTGTCGAATTTTTAAAAAAAGAAATTACTTTAGCATATAGTGCAAAACCAGAAGCCTCTCCTGATTTTGCTCGAATTATTAATTCAAAAAATTGGAATCGATTAGTACAGATGATTGAACCAGAGAAAGTGATTTTCGGAGGGCAAACGAATGAAACTACACAGTACATCGCTCCTACCTTAATTGAGGAAACAGAGCTGGATACTCCTATCATGAAAGAGGAGATTTTTGGTCCGTTATTACCTATTCTTTCTTATAAAAGTGATGCCGACTTGCATACCATCATTTCTAGATATGAAAAGCCATTATCGCTATATGTATTTACCAAAAACAACGCATTTGCTGAAAAAATAATACAGGATTATTCCTTTGGTGGCGGATGTATAAACGATACGGTCATCCATTTTTCTAATAAAAGACTGCCTTTTGGAGGCGTAGGTCATAGCGGTATTGGAGCGTATCATGGGAAACTAAGTTTTGATACTTTTTCTCATAAAAAAGCAATTGTCAAAAAAGCCTATTGGTTAGATTTACCAATGCGTTACGCCCCTTATAAAGATAAATTAACTACAATCAAGAAATTGCTAAAATGGGTCTAA
- a CDS encoding RluA family pseudouridine synthase has product MKELSNKNNLQVLHEDNHIIVVNKRVGDLVQGDKTGDKPLSEVVKEYIKNKYNKPGEVFLGVVHRLDRPTTGIVVFARTSKALTRLNELFKNRETQKTYWAIVKNKPLKKEDKLIHFIKRNEKNNTSKAHLKEVPDSKIASLDYTVFKELNNYFALEINLHTGRHHQIRAQLASIGSPIKGDLKYGFDRSNPDGGIHLHARKLVFIHPVSKEEIKIIAPVPNEVIWNAI; this is encoded by the coding sequence ATGAAAGAGCTATCCAATAAAAATAACCTTCAAGTACTTCATGAAGACAACCATATCATAGTGGTAAACAAACGTGTAGGAGATCTCGTGCAAGGTGATAAAACGGGAGACAAGCCACTTAGTGAGGTGGTAAAAGAATACATTAAAAACAAATACAATAAACCTGGTGAAGTATTTCTGGGTGTTGTACATCGTCTTGACAGGCCCACAACCGGAATAGTTGTATTTGCAAGAACAAGCAAAGCACTGACACGATTGAATGAATTATTTAAAAATAGAGAAACTCAAAAAACATATTGGGCGATTGTAAAAAATAAACCTCTAAAAAAAGAAGATAAATTAATTCATTTTATCAAAAGAAATGAAAAAAACAATACTTCGAAAGCACATTTAAAAGAAGTTCCTGATAGTAAAATAGCCAGTTTAGATTACACTGTTTTCAAAGAACTTAACAATTATTTTGCTTTAGAAATTAATTTACATACTGGAAGACATCATCAAATTCGAGCACAATTGGCATCCATTGGCTCACCTATAAAAGGAGATTTGAAATATGGATTTGATCGTTCTAATCCGGATGGTGGTATTCATTTACATGCTCGAAAATTAGTTTTTATTCACCCAGTCTCTAAAGAAGAAATCAAGATAATTGCACCTGTTCCAAATGAAGTTATTTGGAATGCAATATGA
- a CDS encoding ArnT family glycosyltransferase, translating into MIAEKFKSNSYVLSISVILIALFRLLLTAAIPLLDKTEARYAEIARIMQETNQWVVPQIDYGIPFWAKPPLSTWLSAFSYVIFGVNEFASRFPSFLLSILLVIIAGKMVKKSGASFYLPGFILLTMPEFLIHTGVVSTDTALEFCVAIMMISFWKTMKSDKKTYWNYLFFVALGLGLLAKGPLIIVLTFPPLFIWCCLDTRRFRELFSKFSVIIGILITALIGLPWYYFAEQQSPGFLDYFIIGEHFKRFIEPGWQGDLYGSGHSQPKGMIWLFMLGFGLPWVQIVFYKIWKNRKSIWKNDWISFLVLWLFWTPIFFTLSKNILHTYMLPVTLPIMFLMVYWWDDFESKKKLIRVALIFPIIAVIAYTVLATGIFDDKMNTDKYILEHLMEKNENKDIPLYYWKEKNYSGQFYTNGKAQLIKNATQFDSVFKLHKKIFLVTLKKTENEIPEKYRKQMVLTESNYKTAIFVTK; encoded by the coding sequence ATGATTGCAGAGAAATTTAAAAGTAACTCTTATGTTCTATCTATCTCCGTAATTCTTATCGCTTTATTTAGATTATTGTTGACTGCAGCAATTCCTTTACTAGATAAAACGGAAGCCAGATATGCTGAAATTGCAAGAATTATGCAAGAAACCAATCAATGGGTTGTCCCTCAAATTGATTACGGTATTCCTTTTTGGGCAAAACCCCCATTATCAACTTGGTTGTCTGCTTTTAGTTATGTTATTTTTGGCGTAAATGAGTTTGCTTCAAGATTTCCATCTTTTTTACTTAGCATATTATTAGTGATTATAGCAGGTAAAATGGTTAAAAAAAGCGGAGCTTCGTTCTATTTACCCGGTTTTATTTTATTAACGATGCCTGAGTTTTTAATACATACAGGCGTAGTTTCAACTGATACTGCTTTAGAATTTTGTGTAGCTATCATGATGATTTCTTTTTGGAAAACCATGAAAAGTGATAAAAAAACCTATTGGAATTATCTGTTTTTTGTTGCTTTAGGATTGGGACTATTGGCCAAAGGACCACTTATTATAGTGCTTACTTTTCCCCCATTATTTATATGGTGTTGCTTGGATACAAGAAGATTTCGCGAATTGTTTTCTAAGTTTTCAGTTATAATTGGGATTCTAATTACAGCCCTAATTGGACTACCTTGGTATTATTTTGCTGAACAACAATCACCTGGTTTTCTAGATTACTTTATAATTGGAGAACACTTCAAGCGTTTTATTGAACCCGGCTGGCAAGGAGATTTATATGGTAGTGGTCACTCACAACCAAAAGGAATGATTTGGCTTTTTATGCTTGGTTTTGGACTTCCATGGGTGCAAATTGTTTTTTATAAAATATGGAAAAATAGAAAATCAATATGGAAAAACGACTGGATTTCCTTCTTGGTTTTATGGTTATTCTGGACCCCTATTTTCTTTACTTTATCTAAGAATATACTCCATACGTATATGCTTCCTGTAACACTTCCTATCATGTTTTTGATGGTGTATTGGTGGGATGACTTTGAAAGTAAAAAGAAACTCATCCGAGTTGCTTTAATTTTTCCAATAATTGCAGTTATAGCGTATACCGTTCTTGCAACTGGAATTTTTGATGACAAAATGAATACTGATAAGTACATCTTGGAACATCTTATGGAGAAAAACGAGAACAAAGATATACCACTATATTATTGGAAAGAGAAAAATTATTCTGGTCAATTTTATACCAATGGAAAAGCACAATTAATAAAAAATGCTACCCAATTTGATTCTGTTTTTAAATTACATAAAAAAATATTTTTAGTAACTCTTAAGAAAACTGAAAATGAAATTCCAGAAAAATATAGGAAACAAATGGTTTTAACCGAAAGCAATTATAAAACAGCTATTTTTGTAACAAAATAA
- a CDS encoding glycosyltransferase: MLEPPNTFIVIPCYNEEKGITIKEYSRFLDNYHHAKICFVNDGSTDSTLALLNILKKQYTNQVYIVSLLKNAGKAAAVREGIIYCNQNFDHQFIGYLDADLATTLEEFMEIQKYIKDEIVFCFGSRIRKIGSTIERQNSRFLIGRVIATFISHVLGIKVYDTQCGCKVFTREISIRLFKKEFISKWLFDVELFFRMIILFGKERAIQKMYEVPLKSWIEKGNSKVKPSYFFKLWIDLFQIRKKYKNNTTKLI; encoded by the coding sequence ATGCTTGAACCACCTAATACATTTATTGTAATTCCTTGTTATAATGAGGAAAAAGGAATTACAATTAAAGAATATTCAAGGTTTCTAGATAATTATCATCACGCAAAGATTTGTTTTGTAAATGATGGATCAACTGATAGTACCCTTGCTTTACTAAATATTTTAAAGAAACAATATACGAATCAAGTGTATATTGTTTCTTTATTAAAAAATGCGGGTAAAGCAGCAGCAGTTAGAGAAGGAATCATCTATTGTAATCAAAATTTTGACCACCAGTTTATTGGGTATTTAGATGCTGATCTTGCTACAACACTAGAGGAATTCATGGAAATCCAAAAATACATAAAGGATGAAATTGTATTTTGTTTTGGTTCCCGAATTAGAAAAATAGGTTCCACAATTGAGCGTCAAAATAGTCGCTTTTTGATTGGTCGTGTTATTGCGACTTTTATTTCACATGTATTGGGCATTAAAGTTTACGATACACAATGTGGTTGCAAAGTTTTTACAAGAGAAATTTCGATTCGATTGTTTAAAAAAGAATTTATTTCAAAATGGCTGTTTGATGTTGAGCTCTTCTTTAGAATGATTATCCTTTTTGGAAAAGAAAGAGCCATTCAAAAAATGTATGAAGTTCCGCTTAAATCTTGGATTGAAAAAGGAAATTCTAAAGTTAAACCAAGCTACTTTTTTAAACTTTGGATCGATTTATTCCAAATTAGAAAAAAATACAAAAACAACACTACCAAATTAATCTAA
- the panB gene encoding 3-methyl-2-oxobutanoate hydroxymethyltransferase, with protein sequence MSVAKKDYKRITTKSLIEMKANGEKISMLTAYDYSMAKIVDTAGIDVILVGDSASNVMAGHETTLPITLDQMIYHASSVVRAIERALVVVDLPFGSYQSDPKEALRSSIRIMKESGGHAVKLEGGKEIKESIKKILNAGIPVMGHLGLTPQSIYKFGTYTVRAKEEDEADKLVEDAKLLERLGCFALVLEKIPAHLAEKVAKSISIPVIGIGAGGGVDGQVLVIHDMLGMNNEFSPRFLRRYMDLYDGMTKAISQYVADVKSSDFPNEKEQY encoded by the coding sequence ATGTCTGTAGCAAAAAAAGATTATAAAAGAATAACTACAAAATCATTAATTGAAATGAAAGCCAATGGAGAAAAAATCTCCATGCTTACTGCCTATGATTATTCTATGGCAAAGATTGTTGATACAGCCGGTATTGATGTTATTCTAGTTGGAGATTCGGCTTCAAACGTAATGGCGGGACATGAAACTACGTTGCCTATTACATTAGACCAAATGATTTATCATGCCTCCTCTGTGGTACGAGCTATCGAAAGAGCACTAGTTGTTGTTGATTTACCTTTTGGAAGTTACCAATCGGATCCCAAAGAAGCCTTGCGTTCTTCTATCAGAATCATGAAAGAAAGCGGTGGACATGCGGTAAAATTAGAAGGAGGAAAAGAAATTAAAGAATCAATTAAAAAAATATTGAATGCTGGAATTCCAGTTATGGGACATTTGGGCTTGACCCCACAATCCATTTATAAATTTGGAACTTATACCGTAAGGGCAAAAGAAGAAGATGAAGCTGATAAATTAGTGGAAGATGCTAAATTATTAGAAAGGCTTGGATGTTTCGCTTTAGTTTTGGAAAAAATACCTGCTCATCTAGCTGAAAAAGTCGCTAAAAGTATTTCTATTCCTGTCATTGGAATTGGTGCTGGAGGTGGTGTTGACGGTCAAGTACTAGTCATTCATGACATGTTAGGAATGAATAATGAATTTAGTCCTCGCTTTTTACGTCGTTATATGGATTTATACGACGGAATGACTAAAGCCATTAGTCAATATGTTGCTGATGTAAAATCTAGCGACTTCCCAAATGAAAAAGAACAGTATTAA